From the Micromonospora echinospora genome, the window CCCGCCGCACCTGATCCCCTACCGGGCCAACCTGTGGGCGCTGCGGTCCCTCGGGGTACGCCGGGTGCTGGCGCCCTGCGCGGTCGGTGGGCTGCGACCGGAGCTGGGGCCGGGCACCTTCGTGGTGCCGGACCAGCTGATCGACCGGACCAGCGGCCGGACACAGACCTACTACGACCGGGGCGCGGTGCACGTCTCCTTCGCCGATCCGTACTGCCCCGCCGGGCGGCGCACGCTGCTCGACGCGGCGGCCGGCCGGGGGGTGGCGGCGGTCGACGGCGGCACGGTGGTGGTGGTCGAGGGGCCGCGTTTCTCCACCCGCGCCGAGTCCCGCTGGTTCACCGCGATCGGTGGCTCGGTGGTCAACATGACCGGGCACCCGGAGGCGGTCCTCGCCCGTGAGCTGGCGCTCTGCTACACCTCCATCGCCCTGGTCACCGACCTGGACGCCGGGGTGGAGGGCGGCCACGCGGTGACCCACGAGGAGGTGTTCCGGGTCTTCGGAGAGAACACCGACCGGCTGCGGGGCATCCTGCTGGACGCGGTCGCCGCCCTTCCCGCCGAGCGGGAGTGCACGTGCGCCGCCGCGCTGGACGGCATCAAGCTGCCCTTCCCGCTGCCCTGACGAGGGTCGCCCCCGAGGGGGGCATTGGCGGATTGCCGGAATATCCCCTCCTGCGTTGGTTAGATTCGTCCGGTCGGGGCAGCCCCGCAGGCCGCCCCGACCACCGGACGAGGGCACGGGGGGCCGAGGCGATGGCGACGGTCCGCGACACCAGCTACGAACTGCTCCGTGCCCTCGGCATGACCACCGTCTTCGGCAACCCCGGATCCACCGAGCAACCCTTCCTCCAGGACTTCCCGGCGGACTTCCGGTACGTGCACGCCCTCCAGGAGGCGTCCGCGGTGGCGATGGCCGACGGGTACGCCCAGGCCACCCGCCGGCCCGCGCACGTCAACCTGCACACCGCGCCGGGCACCGGCAACGGCATGGGCAACCTGGTCACCGCCTGGCACAACCGCACCCCGCTGGTCGTCACCGCCGGCCAGCAGACCCGCCAGATGCTGCTGACCGAGCCGCGCCTGGC encodes:
- a CDS encoding S-methyl-5'-thioadenosine phosphorylase, with amino-acid sequence MDPTAEIAVIGGSGLYALLDNAVEHRVETPYGPPSDAITVAEVAGRPVAFLPRHGRDHRHPPHLIPYRANLWALRSLGVRRVLAPCAVGGLRPELGPGTFVVPDQLIDRTSGRTQTYYDRGAVHVSFADPYCPAGRRTLLDAAAGRGVAAVDGGTVVVVEGPRFSTRAESRWFTAIGGSVVNMTGHPEAVLARELALCYTSIALVTDLDAGVEGGHAVTHEEVFRVFGENTDRLRGILLDAVAALPAERECTCAAALDGIKLPFPLP